GAGTACTTATAATCATTGGGCGAATCACTTAATCACGATCATAGAAAtaccttcgcaatcgcgaagaagaaaatgcaCTGCCCCTGACaatgcattatgcgatcgcagaacaatctttgcgatcgcgaagcacaaactaaTCAGCCTCGAAAAGAACCTACGGGAACACGGCCTCAGGCTCGCGATCACGATGAAGAAGCCATGAAGATCTGCCCAGCTCTGCTCTACACTGCGAACGCGTGCACAGCTATGCGAATGCGATGCTCAATCTGCCATAACCCGAACGCGGACTATCATTCACGAACGCGATAAAGAAATACTCAGCTCCAATTAGCGCCGAAACCCTCTaaacaatatccaaatgcaaatctgggcatacgatcaagtccaaaattaccatctgGACCTAAAGGAACCGtcaaaaaagtcaaactttgtcaactcttcaaacttaaagcttcaacaataaaatttaaaaaagtcaaactccaatccggggtcaaattcaaaaaagtcAAACATGGTCCACTCTTCAAACTTAAAGTTTCAAcaataaaattcattcttccaaatcacttccgaataaccttaaaatacaaaccgacgatttacacaagttttaatacatcatacagagctacttaTGCCCTCCAACTattgagcgaagtgcaaatgctcaaaacgactgataGAGTCGTTACAAAAAGCTTACAGAGGCAACCTTAATCATTTAATTCagtatttctatttttatttcactTATTTGAAAAAGGATAAAGGGGAAGGGAACTTATGTTCAATTACATCTAAAGAAAAAGGGACGATTAATAATCAATCGACAATTAATGACTAGGTTGCTAAAAGTAGGACATTAGGCTAATCTCACGCAATGCAACATGGCACATAAATGTTGGCTATCAAAATATATAGTAAAAATTGATCAAAATATATAGCAAAAATTGATTGACAAGTTCATCAGCTCGTGTAGTGTTCTGCCACATTCAAATGGTTGCAGTTAAATGTAGAAAAGTTCATTGGAATGGTATTCTTGAGAAAAAGACAAGCTCAAGTTGATTCTATCTCAATTCATTGTTATAGAAAGACGATTAAATTTCCCCATACCCTTTCAGCAAGGGTTGAGATGATCTTCAAGAATCTTCTTCCGGCCTTTGAAGCGGTCAATTATTATATACACAATAAAGatcataattatttatattttaatatcaaACTATTTTATcaatatattaaataaaaaaaagttcaTGTTGGGGTGAAAACTCCAAATTCAAAATATTGGTTAAGGTTCCAAAACTTTCTTTAATAATAAAGTAAACTTTTAAGCCGTCATCCTTTAATAGAGCTGACACAATCAACTATAATtttgaaaagataaaaataacacaaaaaatttgtaaaaataatataataagtttttgtattaatttctttttctttttttttttaaaattgtaagTGGGCATAGAAACTcattgtttgttttttttaaaattttatggtgctaacagcttgtttggatggttgttatccATTGTGTTAGTatcatattgttactttaaatacgatatttgttttgattgctACTTAAATATTATTGTATCATATCGTTAAATCTATCGTTACATAACGACGGAATGTGCAACTTTATGTACGATCGATTTGGTGTGGAGGCATcgttactttatttttttttatctcaatctcacccttcattattattaaataattttattttatcatttaccctatctttttatataataattttaccctgtatcataatttttctttataatattacaagtttattcttTATATTGCTAGTGTATGATATCATAAAACGATTGCACacgacacaatctatccaaacattgtatttatcaaacgatacagtacaatacaatacaatacgatacgatacattatgaaacgatacgtaacaaccatccaaacaagctgtaatgGTTCGGTGCCGGTGTTAATAAGGTAAAGGAGTGGGCAATCGTGACATTCATGGAAGGCTCCCttctattcaattttttttttttttgtctcacTTGCTACAAAGTTTTACAAAGAAAAAAGACAGTTGAAATTTGTGATTATACGCTATAGTATTTGTGAGATTATAAATATTTTTCACTAGAGAAAATTGACAACCAATCTTTTTAAAATGgactaacaaaaaaaaatagtgtcaaataaaatagaataaagaTAATATTTGTATATCATTCATATACGTACATGTGTATAACCTGACACGTAAATTGAGGCCAATTTCAATTTTTCCCAGTAAAAGTTGATTTTTGATTGGAGATTGATTTTTTATTAAGCCAAAACGGCCTAAAGATACTTTTAATATGATGTGATATAGTCCGCTTTTAATCAATCCCGTACGATTTTCTCCAAAAGGCCTCACTCGAAGTACATTCCATGTGGCCCATTACTTCGATTCACATTTCTTCCCCTCGAACTAAGTTTCACGTAGCCCATTTTTTAGATTCACTATGTGCCACCCACACTGTTAGATTATTACGGCAAATGAAACTGGTAACAAGCTTCTTCTTGTATGTGTCTTCAAACTCGTAAGACTAAGCAAACTGAGCCCCACACCATCACTTTACCATCGCCATACTCGTCCCGCCGAACCTGGATTTTGATACCAGTTGTTAGGCTAAAATGGCCCAAAGAAACTCTTAACATGGTATGATATTATCCGCTTTGGACcatgataggttacaagtacctgTGTTTTATactttgatgatctaacaaacttaatgtcaaAAACTAGATAAGGAACCTGATCCACATCTGGTCCACATTCTCAAGCGCGTGGAAATAACCAGACTTAAGCCGGAGATGTTCGTCAATATTTCAGAAGCTAAAGAATCGACAAAGGAAACAGATGGACTTCAATTCCCCTAGTGATTGTACCAAGTCAACTCTCCAACGGCTGGAAAGTGACTGTCTGCACATGCAACAGTACAGTACAGTGCAACAATCACTTCCATTGGGAAGGACCTTGTACCCAAattgcttacatcattcaagtaaTGTCATAAATGTTAATTAACATTAAACCAAtgacaaaacatcacttgaacacttagtGAATTTACTCAAGAACTTCAATAATGATTGATCTTCTATTTAACAATTCTCAAGTgtatcaagaacaaagaacaatacTGCTACGGACCAGTTCCCCATATCAAGTGATTGTATGTCCtaagttgagttgtaactttgttaaTGTTCTTACTTgcaattcctacttagcttacttAGAAGCACTATGTAGGAAACTCTTGTAAATCATAAATCCCactgtttgtgtcttggctagagttagtcaagttataaagtatttgtaatagaggtattacaaagtggcttgtaataggtgtgttacaagttagtgagggattaaggagttaattcctaggttacaataggttgtaatctaaacgGTTTGCTCAatagtgaagttgaaattctACAAGGGTAGGTTGTAATTTTTGATCCCGTTGAGCTGgaaattttccacgtaaaacaaTCAGTGTCATTTACTTTCTGCTATGTGTATGTAATCTGTGGAAACTAATAGAGAACTTGGTTCTCTGCATAGTTTGGTGGATCCTCgaattctatcaattggtatcagagcgggttcttttatcaggctaacacctagaaaggatcctcatggctgctccaccaaactttgaagaaggttaGTCTACCTACAGGCCACCAAGGTTCAATGGCCAGTACTATAGTTGGTGGAAGACTAGGATACATgacttcatcatggctgaagattcagaggtatggGATGTTATCTGTGATAGATCCTTTATTCTTACCAAGAATCTTGGCGACCCAGCTGTAGCCATTCCTAAGACGAGGAAGGAATTCAATGACGCTGATCGAAAGGCCATAGAAAAAAAAtttcgtgcaaagaaaattcttgtttgTGGAATTAGTCCTGTTGAATATAACAGGATATCAGCATGCCAATCAGCAAAAGAAATCTGGGAGGCTCTTCAGATAGCTCATGAAGGAACAACTCTGGTTAAGCAATCCAAGATCGAAATTCTCACAACTGAATacgagctcttcaggatgaaagATGATGAATCCATCAAATATATGCATACTCGCTTCACCTTCATAACTAATGAGATTCACTCTCTTGGTAAAATTATTCCAAGAAACAAGCTTGTCAGAAAAATCCTTAGTGTACTGCCtagttcttgggaaagcaaagtgaaCGCCATTATAGAAGCGAAGGACTTGCAGACGCTGACCATAGATGAGCTTGTTGAAaacttgaaaacttatgaaatgaagaagaagaaggacaataAAAGAGGAGAGCCCAAATGagagaagaacctggtcctcaagacagatagcaatgactcaagtggtgAAGATACTGATATAGCATACTTGACAAGAAGATTC
This DNA window, taken from Nicotiana tabacum cultivar K326 chromosome 15, ASM71507v2, whole genome shotgun sequence, encodes the following:
- the LOC142169539 gene encoding uncharacterized protein LOC142169539; amino-acid sequence: MAEDSEVWDVICDRSFILTKNLGDPAVAIPKTRKEFNDADRKAIEKKFRAKKILVCGISPVEYNRISACQSAKEIWEALQIAHEGTTLVKQSKIEILTTEYELFRMKDDESIKYMHTRFTFITNEIHSLGKIIPRNKLVRKILSVLPSSWESKVNAIIEAKDLQTLTIDELVENLKTYEMKKKKDNKRGEPK